Proteins from a genomic interval of Quercus robur chromosome 9, dhQueRobu3.1, whole genome shotgun sequence:
- the LOC126700106 gene encoding disease resistance protein RUN1-like isoform X7, with amino-acid sequence MLGSCLGEGLGDVRFVGICGMGGMGKTTLAREIYRRISGNFEASSFIANVREETKNQGLVSLQKQLLSKILMEREINIWDVYEGIDFISHRLRNKKVFIVLDDVDGEHQLGALAKKHDWFGAGSRIILTSRDSHFLQRNEVDDIYTIEGLNDDEALELFSWGAFKKTHPEESYMDLSMDFVNYAKGLPLALKVVGSSLYAKGRNEWKSALDKVKEEPNRNILDVLQISFDGLANTQKGLFLDIACFFKGENIDCIRDILESFGYYLDYNIGVLKDKSLITIDDHGILWMHDLLQDMGQEIVRLESPKEPGGRSRLWIYDEVIDVLKNNSGTEVVEGIMVNIPIQKEEHLSAEAFSKMKNLRLLKISSEELPEDFINGTMQLPKDLIRGKVQLPQGLNYLSNELRLLEWHGYHLKCLPTNFQLNKLVELRMHCSGIKQLWNGNMQNLGKLRLIDLSDSQNLIEMPDLSGAPKLKQLIFRHCTRLYRIHTSLGDLKQLIRLDLNGCKCIESLPHKINLEALEIFDLGGCSRLKKFPEIVGNMSRLSKLCLSETAIKDLPLSVEHLIGLIELDLRDCKNLSSLSNACCCLMSLKILTLSGCSKLDTLPKNLGNIKGLEELDLSETAITGLPLSVVHLKNLKVLSLRGCVRLSSKSFNTLLSFPLMQRKRSPDPMGMLVCSLQGLLSLMELDLSYCNIRTIPSIFGSLSSLKVLNLKGNNFVCLPESINQLSNLQYLYLSGCTQLQMLPKLLLNAYFIDARGCTSLETLSPDYDFWPNIIYLLNCVKFIYNQGKGDLLSTILRNYIIERCCSRWGQTYLTIPGVEIPNTYLTIPGSEIPNWFRHQNVGASVNLQVPSHLLFSSKLMGIAVCAVYIFRRHHPLHQLHIRHIRGTIYTHKLRCFVEANGDRYDAVWLPLSEEFGKIESYHLWLEYFLYGAFFFESHHKEELVPNEFTQIELTFETEGPGLEVTKCGAHLIFEQDIKDLKQTKPGSSSCIITPYYEDDDLGGNLEKDTKIKESRDDEPPHPKWTEHPKLIENWIGNSWIQGQGDSDCE; translated from the exons ATGTTGGGTTCATGCTTAGGTGAAGGGTTGGGTGATGTTCGCTTTGTTGGGATATGCGGGATGGGTGGAATGGGCAAAACAACTCTTGCACGAGAAATTTATAGAAGAATTTCAGGTAACTTTGAAGCTAGTAGCTTTATTGCTAATGTTAGAGAAGAAACTAAAAATCAAGGTCTAGTTTCTTTACAAAAACAACTTCTTTCTAAGATCCTCATGGAAAGGGAAATAAATATATGGGATGTTTATGAGGGAATCGATTTTATAAGCCATAGATTACGTAATAAAAAGGTTTTTattgttcttgatgatgtggatgGAGAACATCAATTAGGAGCATTAGCAAAGAAACATGATTGGTTTGGTGCGGGGAGTAGAATTATTCTAACAAGTAGAGATAGTCATTTCTTGCAAAGAAATGAAGTGGATGATATATATACAATTGAAGGGTTGAATGATGATGAAGCTTTGGAGCTTTTTAGTTGGGGTGCTTTTAAGAAAACCCATCCTGAAGAAAGTTATATGGATTTGTCTATGGATTTTGTGAATTACGCAAAAGGCCTTCCTTTAGCTCTTAAAGTTGTAGGTTCTTCGTTGTATGCTAAAGGAAGGAATGAATGGAAAAGTGCCCTAGATAAAGTAAAAGAAGAACCTAATAGAAACATTTTGGATGTACTTCAAATAAGTTTTGATGGGTTAGCAAATACACAAAAAGGATTGTTTTTagatattgcatgttttttcAAAGGGGAGAACATAGATTGCATAAGAGATATACTGGAAAGTTTTGGTTATTATCTAGACTACAATATTGGTGTTCTTAAGGACAAATCTCTCATAACCATTGATGACCATGGAATTTTATGGATGCATGATTTGCTGCAAGATATGGGTCAAGAAATCGTTCGTCTTGAATCTCCTAAAGAGCCTGGTGGACGTAGTAGGTTGTGGATTTATGATGAAGTCATTGATGTATTGAAGAATAATTCT GGAACAGAGGTAGTTGAAGGCATAATGGTAAACATACCTATTCAAAAAGAGGAACACCTGAGTGCTGAAGCCTTTTCAAAGATGAAAAATTTGAGATTGCTTAAAATTAGTAGTGAGGAACTTCCAGAAGACTTCATAAATGGTACTATGCAACTTCCAAAAGACCTCATTAGAGGTAAGGTGCAACTTCCACAAGGCCTCAATTATCTTTCTAATGAGTTACGTCTTCTTGAATGGCATGGATATCATTTAAAATGTTTACCAACCAATTTCCAACTAAACAAACTTGTTGAATTGAGAATGCATTGTAGTGGCATCAAACAACTATGGAATGGAAACATG cAGAATTTAGGCAAGTTAAGACTCATTGACCTAAGTGACTCTCAAAACTTGATTGAGATGCCAGATCTTAGTGGAGCCCCGAAGCTTAAGCAATTGATTTTTCGACATTGTACAAGACTATATAGGATTCACACATCTCTTGGAGATCTCAAACAACTTATTCGATTGGATCTGAATGGTTGCAAATGTATCGAAAGCCTTCCTCACAAGATCAACTTGGAAGCACTTGAAATTTTCGATCTTGGTGGTTGTTCAAGACTGAAGAAATTTCCAGAAATTGTAGGAAATATGTCACGTTTGTCGAAACTTTGTTTGAGTGAGACAGCTATAAAAGATCTACCATTATCAGTGGAGCATTTAATTGGCCTTATTGAATTGGATCTGAGAGACTGTAAAAACCTTTCAAGTCTTTCAAATGCATGTTGTTGTTTGATGTCTCTAAAAATTCTCACTTTATCGGGTTGCTCAAAACTTGATACACTACCAAAGAATTTGGGTAATATCAAAGGTCTAGAGGAGTTAGACTTGAGTGAAACTGCTATAACAGGACTTCCTTTATCTGTTGTTCACTTAAAAAATCTGAAAGTACTATCTCTCCGTGGATGTGTGAGGTTATCATCTAAATCATTCAATACGCTCCTGAGTTTTCCTTTAATGCAACGAAAAAGAAGTCCTGATCCCATGGGCATGTTAGTGTGTTCTTTACAAGGTTTATTGTCTTTGATGGAATTGgatttaagttattgcaatatTCGAACGATTCCTAGTATTTTTGGGTCCTTGTCATCTTTAAAAGTATTAAATCTAAAAGGAAACAATTTTGTTTGCCTTCCCGAAAGCATCAATCAACTATCTAATTTGCAATACCTTTACTTGAGTGGTTGCACTCAACTTCAAATGCTGCCCAAGCTTCTATTGAATGCGTATTTTATCGATGCAAGAGGGTGTACCTCACTGGAAACATTAAGTCCAGATTATGATTTTTGGCCGAATATAATATATCTTCTCAATTGCGTCAAATTCATTTATAATCAAGGCAAAGGAGACCTGTTGTCAACAATTCTAAGAAATTATATCATTGAG AGATGCTGTAGCAGGTGGGGTCAAACATATCTCACAATTCCTGGAGTTGAAATTCCGAATACATATCTCACAATTCCTGGAAGTGAAATTCCGAATTGGTTTAGGCACCAAAATGTGGGGGCTTCAGTGAATCTGCAAGTGCCTTCACATTTATTATTCAGTAGCAAATTAATGGGAATCGCAGTGTGTGCTGTTTATATATTCCGCCGGCATCATCCACTTCACCAACTTCATATTCGTCATATTAGAGGTACGATATATACACATAAGCTTCGGTGTTTCGTTGAAGCCAACGGAGATCGATATGACGCTGTGTGGCTTCCTTTATCGGAGGAATTTGGTAAGATTGAATCGTATCATCTTTGGCTCGAATATTTTCTCTATGGTGCATTCTTCTTCGAAAGCCACCACAAAGAAGAATTGGTTCCTAATGAATTCACCCAAATTGAGCTTACATTTGAAACAGAAGGTCCAGGCTTGGAGGTTACGAAATGCGGAGCCCATTTGATATTTGAGCAAGACATTAAAGATCTCAAACAAACTAAGCCTGGGTCTAGCAGCTGCATTATCACTCCTTATTATGAGGATGATGATTTAGGGGGCAATTTAGAGAAAGATACCAAAATCAAGGAAAGCCGTGATGATGAACCACCACACCCAAAGTGGACAGAGCACCCTAAACTAATTGAAAATTGGATTGGGAATTCATGGATACAAGGACAAGGTGACTCTGATTGTGAGTGA
- the LOC126700106 gene encoding disease resistance protein RUN1-like isoform X6, with amino-acid sequence MDSRVEEMLGSYLGEGLGDVRFVGICGMGGMGKTTLAREIYRRISGNFEASSFIANVREETKNQGLVSLQKQLLSKILMEREINIWDVYEGIDFISHRLRNKKVFIVLDDVDGEHQLGALAKKHDWFGAGSRIILTSRDSHFLQRNEVDDIYTIEGLNDDEALELFSWGAFKKTHPEESYMDLSMDFVNYAKGLPLALKVVGSSLYAKGRNEWKSALDKVKEEPNRNILDVLQISFDGLANTQKGLFLDIACFFKGENIDCIRDILESFGYYLDYNIGVLKDKSLITIDDHGILWMHDLLQDMGQEIVRLESPKEPGGRSRLWIYDEVIDVLKNNSGTEVVEGIMVNIPIQKEEHLSAEAFSKMKNLRLLKISSEELPEDFINGTMQLPKDLIRGKVQLPQGLNYLSNELRLLEWHGYHLKCLPTNFQLNKLVELRMHCSGIKQLWNGNMQNLGKLRLIDLSDSQNLIEMPDLSGAPKLKQLIFRHCTRLYRIHTSLGDLKQLIRLDLNGCKCIESLPHKINLEALEIFDLGGCSRLKKFPEIVGNMSRLSKLCLSETAIKDLPLSVEHLIGLIELDLRDCKNLSSLSNACCCLMSLKILTLSGCSKLDTLPKNLGNIKGLEELDLSETAITGLPLSVVHLKNLKVLSLRGCVRLSSKSFNTLLSFPLMQRKRSPDPMGMLVCSLQGLLSLMELDLSYCNIRTIPSIFGSLSSLKVLNLKGNNFVCLPESINQLSNLQYLYLSGCTQLQMLPKLLLNAYFIDARGCTSLETLSPDYDFWPNIIYLLNCVKFIYNQGKGDLLSTILRNYIIERCCSRWGQTYLTIPGVEIPNTYLTIPGSEIPNWFRHQNVGASVNLQVPSHLLFSSKLMGIAVCAVYIFRRHHPLHQLHIRHIRGTIYTHKLRCFVEANGDRYDAVWLPLSEEFGKIESYHLWLEYFLYGAFFFESHHKEELVPNEFTQIELTFETEGPGLEVTKCGAHLIFEQDIKDLKQTKPGSSSCIITPYYEDDDLGGNLEKDTKIKESRDDEPPHPKWTEHPKLIENWIGNSWIQGQGDSDCE; translated from the exons GTGAAGGGTTGGGTGATGTTCGCTTTGTTGGGATATGCGGGATGGGTGGAATGGGCAAAACAACTCTTGCACGAGAAATTTATAGAAGAATTTCAGGTAACTTTGAAGCTAGTAGCTTTATTGCTAATGTTAGAGAAGAAACTAAAAATCAAGGTCTAGTTTCTTTACAAAAACAACTTCTTTCTAAGATCCTCATGGAAAGGGAAATAAATATATGGGATGTTTATGAGGGAATCGATTTTATAAGCCATAGATTACGTAATAAAAAGGTTTTTattgttcttgatgatgtggatgGAGAACATCAATTAGGAGCATTAGCAAAGAAACATGATTGGTTTGGTGCGGGGAGTAGAATTATTCTAACAAGTAGAGATAGTCATTTCTTGCAAAGAAATGAAGTGGATGATATATATACAATTGAAGGGTTGAATGATGATGAAGCTTTGGAGCTTTTTAGTTGGGGTGCTTTTAAGAAAACCCATCCTGAAGAAAGTTATATGGATTTGTCTATGGATTTTGTGAATTACGCAAAAGGCCTTCCTTTAGCTCTTAAAGTTGTAGGTTCTTCGTTGTATGCTAAAGGAAGGAATGAATGGAAAAGTGCCCTAGATAAAGTAAAAGAAGAACCTAATAGAAACATTTTGGATGTACTTCAAATAAGTTTTGATGGGTTAGCAAATACACAAAAAGGATTGTTTTTagatattgcatgttttttcAAAGGGGAGAACATAGATTGCATAAGAGATATACTGGAAAGTTTTGGTTATTATCTAGACTACAATATTGGTGTTCTTAAGGACAAATCTCTCATAACCATTGATGACCATGGAATTTTATGGATGCATGATTTGCTGCAAGATATGGGTCAAGAAATCGTTCGTCTTGAATCTCCTAAAGAGCCTGGTGGACGTAGTAGGTTGTGGATTTATGATGAAGTCATTGATGTATTGAAGAATAATTCT GGAACAGAGGTAGTTGAAGGCATAATGGTAAACATACCTATTCAAAAAGAGGAACACCTGAGTGCTGAAGCCTTTTCAAAGATGAAAAATTTGAGATTGCTTAAAATTAGTAGTGAGGAACTTCCAGAAGACTTCATAAATGGTACTATGCAACTTCCAAAAGACCTCATTAGAGGTAAGGTGCAACTTCCACAAGGCCTCAATTATCTTTCTAATGAGTTACGTCTTCTTGAATGGCATGGATATCATTTAAAATGTTTACCAACCAATTTCCAACTAAACAAACTTGTTGAATTGAGAATGCATTGTAGTGGCATCAAACAACTATGGAATGGAAACATG cAGAATTTAGGCAAGTTAAGACTCATTGACCTAAGTGACTCTCAAAACTTGATTGAGATGCCAGATCTTAGTGGAGCCCCGAAGCTTAAGCAATTGATTTTTCGACATTGTACAAGACTATATAGGATTCACACATCTCTTGGAGATCTCAAACAACTTATTCGATTGGATCTGAATGGTTGCAAATGTATCGAAAGCCTTCCTCACAAGATCAACTTGGAAGCACTTGAAATTTTCGATCTTGGTGGTTGTTCAAGACTGAAGAAATTTCCAGAAATTGTAGGAAATATGTCACGTTTGTCGAAACTTTGTTTGAGTGAGACAGCTATAAAAGATCTACCATTATCAGTGGAGCATTTAATTGGCCTTATTGAATTGGATCTGAGAGACTGTAAAAACCTTTCAAGTCTTTCAAATGCATGTTGTTGTTTGATGTCTCTAAAAATTCTCACTTTATCGGGTTGCTCAAAACTTGATACACTACCAAAGAATTTGGGTAATATCAAAGGTCTAGAGGAGTTAGACTTGAGTGAAACTGCTATAACAGGACTTCCTTTATCTGTTGTTCACTTAAAAAATCTGAAAGTACTATCTCTCCGTGGATGTGTGAGGTTATCATCTAAATCATTCAATACGCTCCTGAGTTTTCCTTTAATGCAACGAAAAAGAAGTCCTGATCCCATGGGCATGTTAGTGTGTTCTTTACAAGGTTTATTGTCTTTGATGGAATTGgatttaagttattgcaatatTCGAACGATTCCTAGTATTTTTGGGTCCTTGTCATCTTTAAAAGTATTAAATCTAAAAGGAAACAATTTTGTTTGCCTTCCCGAAAGCATCAATCAACTATCTAATTTGCAATACCTTTACTTGAGTGGTTGCACTCAACTTCAAATGCTGCCCAAGCTTCTATTGAATGCGTATTTTATCGATGCAAGAGGGTGTACCTCACTGGAAACATTAAGTCCAGATTATGATTTTTGGCCGAATATAATATATCTTCTCAATTGCGTCAAATTCATTTATAATCAAGGCAAAGGAGACCTGTTGTCAACAATTCTAAGAAATTATATCATTGAG AGATGCTGTAGCAGGTGGGGTCAAACATATCTCACAATTCCTGGAGTTGAAATTCCGAATACATATCTCACAATTCCTGGAAGTGAAATTCCGAATTGGTTTAGGCACCAAAATGTGGGGGCTTCAGTGAATCTGCAAGTGCCTTCACATTTATTATTCAGTAGCAAATTAATGGGAATCGCAGTGTGTGCTGTTTATATATTCCGCCGGCATCATCCACTTCACCAACTTCATATTCGTCATATTAGAGGTACGATATATACACATAAGCTTCGGTGTTTCGTTGAAGCCAACGGAGATCGATATGACGCTGTGTGGCTTCCTTTATCGGAGGAATTTGGTAAGATTGAATCGTATCATCTTTGGCTCGAATATTTTCTCTATGGTGCATTCTTCTTCGAAAGCCACCACAAAGAAGAATTGGTTCCTAATGAATTCACCCAAATTGAGCTTACATTTGAAACAGAAGGTCCAGGCTTGGAGGTTACGAAATGCGGAGCCCATTTGATATTTGAGCAAGACATTAAAGATCTCAAACAAACTAAGCCTGGGTCTAGCAGCTGCATTATCACTCCTTATTATGAGGATGATGATTTAGGGGGCAATTTAGAGAAAGATACCAAAATCAAGGAAAGCCGTGATGATGAACCACCACACCCAAAGTGGACAGAGCACCCTAAACTAATTGAAAATTGGATTGGGAATTCATGGATACAAGGACAAGGTGACTCTGATTGTGAGTGA